Sequence from the Mytilus galloprovincialis chromosome 10, xbMytGall1.hap1.1, whole genome shotgun sequence genome:
agcgttgactgaagttcattctaaaaatgtaggCACAGTCAATTCGtttacaactacatgtatatgaaattacTTAAAGAAGCAGTCAAAATACAAAATTACATTGTTTTGCTATGACCATGAAAATACGTATAATAATGACACGtacatcttatgtaattattAAGTTATGATTAAATGTATTAAATGCAATATCCAGGCTAGTAAAGATAAACCGCgcaaattaatttaataattAGTTTCTAAATATACGTTCACTATAAACAACTAACTGTCAAATTAATGTGTGAATTTCCCTTTGTTTCAATAATTCTTCATGTACAGCCAAATGTCCGAACCAactgtttgtttctttaaatatataACGTTATTTGTGATTCAGAATTCCTCTTCTTATTAATTTACCAATTAAACATAGTTTAAATTTATGAGATTCTAAAAATATGGTTGTATtactaccttagctgtatttggtaaaacttttagggctttttggtcctcaatgctcttcaactttgtactctatttggccttttaaacatttttttattcgagcgtcactgataagtctttttaTATACGAAACGTGTGTTTGATAAACGTGCGTCCGACGTAAATATAacattttgatcctggtatctatgatgagtttattatatgAGAAATTATCGGCGAAAGCAATACAAAGAAAATATAAGCAATGTGAGATACTTTAAGAAACACATTAATGCTaagaaaacttatttttattattgttggcTTAATTACTGTCTCCTTGACTCTTCAAAAACATAGAATACCTTCACGAAGGTCTTACGTAGATGCTTATGATAACTATCTTAACCTTGAACAGTAAGGTTTTTTATATTACCTTATGAAGTTCCTCTGTGTTGTTGTAAATGTAGAAACGTTCGTATCTCCAATTATGGAATACCAGTCTGAACAAACAAACCCAGGTTTATCTGGAAATGAACAAAACCATCTCATTCCATAATTCATTGATGTAAAGTCACAGATGCCGTGTTTTTGCAGTGTGTGAATCCCACATGGACCTTTACCAGTTTCTCCACGAGCATTCTTAAAAACCCCTTTCATAGTCCTCAACATTCCATTCTTGTATATGTAGTTTACAAATAGTCCAATAGATTCTTTGGGAAATGACAATGAAATTTTGATGTGCGGAGATCCGCTCCATAATGTTTTTATCACTCCAATATACGTACCATTACCATGATCTACTACATACCCCGCTGAACCTGCGCCTTTCCCTTTCTCAGACATCCAAACTTTTAGAAAATCACCACTTTCAGTTAAAACGTCACCATTTTCTTTATGAAGGATTATTCTTAGTGTTATAATATCACCAGTAGTAAACGTAGCTGATTTATTGTTGATTATTTCCACTGTAGATTTGAGGAAATAAACAGGACATTTTCCGAAATCTAGGCCTTTATACTTCATGTATTTTTCATAATACTTGAAATCAGTAGCTGTAAACGTTTTGACCTCTTTTTTGTATCCAGGGCACAAAATCTGCCATCTACAATAATCAAcccatatataaatatatacagagAGAGTAAAAAATACATTTACTTATTTCAAAGATCAAAGTTTTCGTTTGTCCAATCTCTTCTCTCACTTTTGAATCAATTTGCAAATCTTGCTAGATTCTGCTAGGCTACCCTTTAGTTATCTAAAATTTGAAGCAACAGGTATTCCATCCGACAATAAACCCATGATAAAAGGATCGTCGGTTTGGCTTTCATATTCGTGAGCCATGTCCGGtcgcaaaataaaaaaaaaaaatctttatttcgATGACTTACATTGTTGAACGTTAGGAGAAAAATAACAGGTGTATCCCGgtgttcaaaagacataaatcgatttagagaaaaacaaatccgtgCATCAAATTacaaccgagagaaacacatacaagaaaaatacaaaggaacaacaggaacactgactGCATAAAAaataaacgccaacatacatCAAAAGGAATTATTTGATaccaactgtcgtattcctgacttggtacaggccattttaggaaaaaatagtgggttgaacctgtttaaatggctagccaaacctcctgctttaagACAATGTTAAAAAGTATCGTTTAAATGACAAGACTACGTGAAACGTTCTCATCGGCCTAAAATGCGACAAAAACTGATTGACGAATATGTACGGGGCTAGTTGCGTGTAATATTTTGCCCTTATCAAACACACACTTTTTCCAGTGGCTGTCGGCATCCCCTTGTTCAAAAAGCTAGCTACTGCATTTACTATTACTTCGTGTGTGTCCTGAATATCCATGAAATAGTTTCTGCTAATCAATGAAAAGGTGTGAATTTGTGAAAAGAAATAAGCACAAAATCTACTCCGttttatttgtaatatacaaaatTTGGAGATGTGGAGGTATGACTGTCCACAAAAGTTCAATAGAAATTGGGTGTAAGTAATTATAGCCAACGGTAATGCCTTCAACAAAAGGTCAAACCCGTATAGTCGGTTATACATGTAAAAGTccctgtattaaaaaaaataggaaaaatacaattgagaacggcctaaataataacaaaacaaatttgcaaaaaaaaaaccaatatgataGACATGAatcaatgacaaccactgaacaatcacctgacttaggacatgcaCGTACAGAATGATGTGGCGGGGTTATACTTCAGTTTGTTGATTTTGATTACcgccccctaacctgggacagtggtgctACAGttgaacataagaacaaactatgaaaatcagttgaaaaagggaTCGATACAAGGCAGAAAACATCCTATTAAAACACAGATCGGACGTGGCAGCATATCTATTATACatcccacaaaaaaaaaacactaaatataaatctGAGAGTACTTCCAGATACATGTagtgacagctagttcaaagccaatgaCAAATGTACATATCGGAATTTTTTTTCGGCTGATTTGTATCATTCAGACTGATTTAACATGAAAACGAGTTCAAGGACCACTCTTTTTGTAAATGACATTAGGTTTGAAAACATTATTCAATATCATTTGCACCATTTTTTACGAAAAAGCCAATGATTATTCTTTTTCAATTAGATATGTATACAAcaacaaatatcttttttatttccaAAACCATGACACTTTGatataaattaattatttcaaaagaaatgtTATTGAAAGTTGTGTATatcctttgaaaaaaaaagtaatatgtcCCAAAACTCGAAATTTCCAGGAAAAATAACGTCTAAAATTTCGACCCATTTATCTCTAACGATCAGCACtggaaggtatttttttttttattaaatatttgaattgactAGGTAAACTAAAAGCTTGTATGCAAATtctatttaaaatataatcaCCGAGAGATCAAAACTGTATCAAATGCCCTTAATAGTCCAAGTAACACATGACATTGTGTAATGTCAAAATATAGGCATCGCCAGATTGTAGTACCGTGAATGTGCATATATGTAAACCAAATTGAAGGCTATTAAGAATGGTTCATGTGGTATTAATTTACTGATACCAAATTCATAATACAAATCATATAGTAAAGGAACAGTTGGGTTGGATGCAATATTAATGTCGAAAATGTTTTTTGGGGAAGATTttgaaaaatacatgtattagtatttgaatatatatatatatagcattgtACATGTAGCTACATATATTCCTATGATAATAATTGACCAGCCGTCGCAAACTATCACTAAAGGGGAACATAACGGGAAGAATGAATATATTTTAGAGTTCAACAATTATTTTACGTACCCGAACAATTTTGTCGTTGTAAGGTGAAGTATTGGGACAGCAAAAATCAATGACCAAAACACAAGTTTCTTATTTAATTCAAATGTCGTACTGAACCtgcaaaatattgttttcatcTTCATTAACTTTATCTGATCAGAGACGATTTGAAATCGAAAAGGACAGTTTCGACTCAAAATGATGTTCTCCAAAAGAGGCATTAACCCAAACCCTTCTATCAAGTTACTTTGCCTCTACAAAGTTACAAGTTACTTTGTCTGGAAAAAATTACAAGTCACTTTGGCTCAATCTGAAAACATGTttgccccccccccaaaaaaaaaataaaaatccaagGCCCACGcacccgaaaatcaaatggttgctgccctTACTATTCAAGATATATGTATACAATGATGACGGGTCATAGGAAGGTATATATTTAATCCTACATATAGATCTGGGTCTGAACAAATTATCAGAGAAAATAGAATTGACAATATTAGCATAAATGCCATTTTTACGGAATTTATTGATATATTATCTCAGACTTTGCATATATAATCAATCCTTCTGACTTCATAAATTATGTTAGAGAGTCGGCTAAATTACGACTTTATAtgatgaaaattaattaaaatccTTCTGTGAAAATGCATCGCATATACAACagtaatgaatcgctctacagtgaaaatgaaagtctggtatcattattcaacagtaaacatgaaTCGCATCACAAAAACAACAAAGTGGAATTTGATTCAATATCAACAAGCTGAACAACAAAACCTGTTTTAAGTgatattaatcatgttaaaatgtacatttttttacaaatgaaactTGACTGCTACTTTTAAAACTATTGCACGCTCTGTGTGTGAACTATTCTTAATATTTATCTACATGTATCTGTGTATCAATTTTGCACCTGGATGGCTGTAGGCGCGACatttatcatgaatttataaaaacagtacatattgtgtattatcgctattttgtgcatttttcctttgatatttttttgtgatattttcatatcatgcttctcgcttgagatagAAAATTATCGCTACAAACTAAGGAGAAACGTGGtattgctaatgaaattgacatgaaattcaCAACGTCGTTATaggtaaaataacaataaacagattatcattggtcatctcaactcgattgcttttctcgctttcgccgttaGCGGTTCAagagagaaaatcaatctcgttgaaaTAACCAGCGATAATCTATAactatttcttattttattcaaaaatcgtgAATTTGTCGTGTTTATTTATCCTTCTATATAAGAAATTCATCACGAATACAGTGAAAATGGCATTTTATGATTCGCACATTACATACACTGTTTACTATATCTTCCAAGTTAATCCTAGGTAATATAGTCATTATATCAGTGACAACCGCGGATATTTATAGTAAATGTAAAATAGCAGATACGCTTTGCtcatagtataaaaaaaaaccgcgaaaataattgtcctgtctcGACAAAGTAGTCATGCCAAAAATAATGTGTAATTTTTAAACAGTCCAAAACGGAAGTCTTGTCCGTACTTAAAAGTCTTtccaatgacggaaacaatattcggacgcttttattttcatttttctcccAACGTAATCCAAATTGAATAATCATAAGCGAAAATAACAAATGCGACTATatatggtacctataggacacagagacatgattattaatttattgtggaaggaagagaagcgactcacaaaatgaggtcttctcatttaaaagtaaagattCTGCCGatctttaactttaaaaaaacgaTGCTTATTGTGGTAAAAAGTGTATTAAATACACATTTGCATTCAACGGTATGTTATGGCTGAAAATGCATGTGTTTTTCTTCGGTAAAAACATCATTACCTGACGTACAGCTAGATTGACATCCTGTATTGTGTCTAAGAAATCAATTTCTTtctcttattttcatataaattaaatcaaattattggacatttaatatttattatataccgGCTTTTTAATCAGGGAAACAGTATCTTACAAACGACAAAGTATCTAGCTATATACAGTATACATTGACGGGGAAACAGTCTCTTACAAACGAAAAAATGGAATCTCTGTATACAGTATGTATTGACATGGAAACACtctcttataaaagacaatgtgaAATCCCTGCATACAATATGTATTGACACGGAAACACTCTTTTATAGAAGACAATGCGAGGTCCCTGCATACAATATGCACTGACATGGAAACACTATCTTATAGAAGACAATGTGAAGTCCCTGCatacaatatgtattgacatGGAAACACTCTCTTATAAAAGACAAAGTATTTCCCTATAAATAGTATGCATTGACAGAGAAACAGCTCTCttactgctcttcaacttcgtactttattaggcccttttaactttttggattcgagcgtcactggtgagttttttctggcgtatatacaaaatttagtcctggtatctatgatgagtttatttataaaagaCAATGTGAGCTCTCTACATACAATATGTATTGACAGGCAAACAGTATATGCTACttttcaaaatttaagtaaaatgaAGGTGAAAACagatatttgttttattcttaattttcgagattttaaaattaacattaatttaaaaattaataattgtgTGAAGAAGATACATTTACAAAACTTCTTCCTCTGATGGTACTTTCTAATTAAAACGTCAAACGATGGGCCCGCCGGAATGTTAATTCTGAGGAATGGTAAGTTGACCATTGTAAAGTTGTTATCGTCACGTTTGTCAGAAATACGTGTGCTAGTTTGACAGAGTCCATCTATGTCTGTATTAAGATAAAGATCCAAATATGAAGCAAGCCTTCTAGTTTTGTTGATTATTTGAATGTTTACTTTTAGCTAcctataaaacaatttttatccACCAATTTCTTtgaaacgcctgtaccaagttatGATTATGACAATTGTTTCGTTCTACTGGTTGATATAATAGAGTGTTCAATTCGATCAGGTTTTATGGATTttcctctatttttttttctttcgtagttcggtattttgttcattcttttaaaaaagatttcgatttttatttttactatttttaataCCAGATTGTATAAGCGTTTGGTATTACTATAAGTTATCACTTCTGTTATggtactatgaacaacaaatttatttattttgtaaaatatatttccgTTCTCCATTTATACGTATACCtcacaataaaattatttttatttacctgtgtacattattCTATTTTGCGGCATTTTCTTCAAGGGCTGTTTATTCTGAAATTGGTAACCATCTAACCCCTTAAAATTATTGGTTTTGTATTTACAATGTGTCAGAGATCAAATTTATTGGTTCAGTATACGTTctcttgtgttaatatgtcttttgattgataTTCTGTAATGTGACTTTCTCTGTTGTGATGGTACGCAATTGTTTCAGATAAAGGTGATGGTTGGTACCTATTACGGTTAaatccgctgcatttgtttgcacctgtactacgtcaggaatttgatgttcagtagttgtcgtttgttgatgtgtttcataagtattgctcgtttttttttatggattagactgttggttttctcgtttgaatgggtTTTCCTTTTGCGTCCATGAGAACGACTGCTTGGAGATAAACAATGCTACTATATATAAATGAAGGTTTGGATGAGTTTTACACAATTTTAAATAATGCTAAAAATATGAGGAATAGTGACAATTGGGTTGTTTTAAGAATATAAAGGTGAAAGAATAATGGTCAAACATTAATTAAAGAGTTAATGGCCTAACAAGTTGTAAATACAGAATTAAGAGATCCCTCTAGAACTTCATTATAGGTGACATCTAAGTATTAATATTATTAAGCAAAGAATTTTTTAACTTACCTTCCTTTGTTCTCTTCCATCTGCATTTCAAACTGAAATAATAAATgacaaaatccgtatcgcatgctgtatcaccacgagaaacaaatatcaatcggtatcgcatgctgtatcaccacccATGAGACACCAATATCAGTCCTGAGGACCAAAGGTCCCGAGGGTTGGTATTGGTCtagtggtgatacagcatgcgaatCTGAGGTGGAAGCCTGTCAGATTTTAGATATAAAATATCTTGTCTTAtcacatataaaattataaatatactgaACATATGTTCTGGACTAATGTTACCGTCTTGTGTATTGATCTGTAATGATCTAACATTCGATTACTGTTTTAACATAATGATGTATaatttgaccaaatgttaccacttaatgttaatttatgtattaatctgtttatcatatatttttaacaaaatcacATAATATGTTAGTGGACATTTATTTGATTCTAAGGTGGGGTCTGGGagtttttagaaataaatattcCAGCTCCCATTTTATTATAGTCTTATCacacatgcaaaaaaaaacaatctggcccaatatacatttttgtaatcatTTTATACAAAGGTACATTTATCAATTATAAACAGAAAATCCGGAGAAAAGTATTATCAGTTGTGTTTTGAGGGATATATAATATGCAGTGAACGTTCCTCTCTCTTTTTTCGCGCATGGAAAGGTGCCAAGAGGAAACCACTATAAATAATGCTCTTCTGCGTAGGTGACTCTTATCAAGAATGTTATCTTTCGGACCAAAGAGAGGGACGGAGATGGAAATGGAATCATTTTAACAAGAATATTTTGCCCCATATATAACAGCAGTTACATTGACAATCCATGTCAGTTTCTATATCCTATAGAATGATTtacttggttttagtttgttataagTACTTTACTGTCTTATGTTTGCTTAATCGATTAATAGCAATTGAACAGCGGCATACAACTGTTACTTTcatttaatcaacaaaaaaaaggTACTGTATTCACAGATCTTTATTTAACCTTTATCTGACCTTTCGTATAAAACATGCATGTGGGTTCACgattacatttctttttttaaagagaacaacttgtttttctttttattaagtaGTGCAGTGAATTTATGACACGTTCTGTATCTAATTGCGGTCAAATCAGCCTTTATCCTACACAGtaaaagaatataaacaatttgacgtatatacataaaataaaacagtt
This genomic interval carries:
- the LOC143049296 gene encoding NXPE family member 2-like isoform X1 produces the protein MRYGFCHLLFQFEMQMEENKGRFSTTFELNKKLVFWSLIFAVPILHLTTTKLFGWQILCPGYKKEVKTFTATDFKYYEKYMKYKGLDFGKCPVYFLKSTVEIINNKSATFTTGDIITLRIILHKENGDVLTESGDFLKVWMSEKGKGAGSAGYVVDHGNGTYIGVIKTLWSGSPHIKISLSFPKESIGLFVNYIYKNGMLRTMKGVFKNARGETGKGPCGIHTLQKHGICDFTSMNYGMRWFCSFPDKPGFVCSDWYSIIGDTNVSTFTTTQRNFISSTSNKIIKEIEVEVHGDKFIDHPEYLCRQINPSVTWNISSPVGYLYNETWHNLLCQNNVEPSYNRYVSCLTNREIYMVGDSTVRHWLMSLAEILNLAYSIKLTLDPHYPIKAFSKSTRDNITVTWAAHEFPFFAYTSNATINYFKPARYHLNVLRSKNPIVVLHWYVHIGFVPLSVYEEHVMNAKDSIVEFLDRVPDAKIFIKGPHNLQHTDGVPYDFVRYLQDKIIFKIFDNIKHKIVYLNQWDITVASESYEMHPSNSLRHQMIHELLSYIC